A segment of the Lycium barbarum isolate Lr01 chromosome 7, ASM1917538v2, whole genome shotgun sequence genome:
ATCGATATTTGTGTAATTCCAATGGTTGGAATTCTGATTGTTTTCGGCAAAACCTTTTTCCCATTCCTCTTcctacttcttcttcttccactACTTTTACCATCTCTGCCTTTGAAGAATACTCTCATTTGCCAATTGACCAAAGCCTAAACCATTCATTAATCAATGAATTTTCTCCCCCAGAGCTCACTCATTCCTCCAACAATAAATATCTTGATAGTACTCCCACTTTCACTTCCCAATTAGAAGATTTCTCATCAATTTGGAACATCTTGAAGTTGGAAATTTTGCTAATTGTTAATTGGAGAGAACTCACTGAATCAGCTGCCCCTACTAATTTCAACATTGGATTGTGCCCTGAAAAATAGGTCAAAACAAAGAAGCAAATAAAATTCTAGATCCCCAAAAGAAGATGTTGAACTAATTTGTTGATGTCGCTGGTGGAGCGAGATTCGACGGAAGTGATGTGCCTGAGGAGCATCTGAGTCTGGTCCATTGTCTCACTCACTGCGGGCGCAGCTAAGGAGGTGCCGACGGGTTGGGCTAAAATTTTGGTAATGTAGATTGCCGAAAGGTTATATTGGTAAAAAGTGGGCAGTTGGGTTAAAAATGGCAAACAAGATGCCTGGCTGGTACCTGTGTgtaatcatctctttcttttaccCACTTTATCATACTTTTACCACTTTaggcaacttttttttttagaattctaATCCCTACTCCCCTTATGTCTCTCAAAAAATCCTTCATATGGGCCCGACCAAACACCGCATGATTAAGTTCAAAATGGCCTTCTTAAGGGGTGATCTTGATTTTATAGCCCTGCTtaacaaaaattttaaaaaatagagCTTCAGAAAATTCGCTAGGCAAAGCTTTTGTTGCCCATCAGGCATAAGTTGTGGACATAAATTAGTTTTTCCTATAAGGCAGAAGCTCAAGATATTTCAAGATGGTGAATCTGCTCAATTCACCACAAACTCTGGGAAAAAGCTAGAACTTACGCCCGAGCAACATAAGTTCTTCTTAACGGAATTTTTCAAGTTAGGGCCAttcttttaaagattttattaagTGGGGACAAACATTCAAACCGGATACTTTTGGAGACACGAGTCATTTCTTGGGATAACCACTACTAAAAACACGTGTTGAGACCATTAcatttcaagttttttttttcattttatacaAATTCTCACAACCCAAGATatatcttgtttttttttttcattttatacaGATCTCACGCCTCTACTCTTCGTATTCACTCTCTCTTCATCTTTTTTCCTTAAAATCTTAACTCAAAGGCATCAATGAACTCGTCAAAAAAAACTCTATCGATGACTACCTCTCTCCATTTATCTCTTAAAATAACAGTTAAAAATTGTCATGACTCAAATTTGGATCTAGGCTGCGACAGGAAACCTAACAAGTCACTACTTAGTAGGCGAATCCTCTAAGTTAAAGCATGCTTACAACGTTGCATACGAGAAGAAATACAACTACTAAATTTATCTCAAATAGATATAAGTACAGAAgtgtaatataagagaaagtataAGACAAACCATACAACCCAACAAAAAGGATAAGTCAAGGAGCATTAGAATCTAAATACAATTGATGCGAGAGtcataaactaaaaataaagGATAAAAGCGGAAACTGCCTCCATGAATTAGTGGTGACTCATCTCAACTGGATAGAACTAGCAACCGACTAAAATAACGGGCCAACAGTTGGATCTCCTCCTGCTATACCCTGCACACACACGGTAACTGTGAGTCTAAAAGATCAAGAAAGATCGTGAACTCGCTCTCTCAGCTTACCCCGGGGCAAGTGTTTAGAAATCGCCAGTAGTGCATAAAAACACCTTACATAACAATACAAGTACATATATGATTTACAAGTTAAGCAACTAAACTAAAATCATGAATACAACTAATGAAAGTAGACATAATGTGTGAGCTGCTAAGATATATATTGCTATGGTTTCATGAGCCATTGCTCAAGCTCAAACCAACTGTAGGGCCATAAGTACACGCACCCAAGCTCAACCCGACTGTGATGCCATAAGTACATTTACTCAAGCTCTACACAAGGACATGCATTGTGCCCAGACTCTGTATGATGTTAATAGAGTGACAATGATTGCTAAACAACTAAACATATATAACAAAGAAGTACAAACAAATGTTGAAATCTAACTAGGTGATAAAGCATGCTAAATAACTAAAAGTATCACATCACTCTCCCGGTCTACTCTAAATACTTAAAAACTAGCCAACCTAGGTCATGCTTACCCATGTATATGAATTAAGTGATTTAAATGCATAAAAACAACACATAGACCATGCTTTAAAAGAAAAGGAAGCAAGTTAAAGTTTCCCTTGCCTCGAAAATGATAAACTTTCCTACACTTGGATGTCCAAAATCTCCCCAATCGATCTCTGTTTTCATCAATCTATTCAAAATCATGAACAAACAGGTTCAAATTAGGCTAAGGGCACTATTCTCATAATTTTAGGACACCTCATGTGCAAGGTTCGTCAACTCGAAATCGACCCTCGAATTAATGGTTCGAACTTCCAAAATAAATTACATGATTGTGCTACCCATAAGTTATGAGATCCAATTCTATAATCAAAATTCTATCTTAATAAACATACTCTTCAAAtcttttttaattatataaaattcaaataaatttcatatAATACATAAAAGTATGTGcttaaaataacaaaaatatataaataaccgAAATAAATGCTATATAATTTACTAGTCAAATGCATAACCGGGAGAACGAGCCAAGCtatgtttggtcaagcttttgggAGGCCAAAACTGTTTAAAAAATTTCAATATGTGACTTAGCGGGGGCTATATTACTAGTTAAATGCATAACCAGGAGAACAAAGTTTTTTAGGAAAAGGTAAGTGCTTTTGGGAGTAGCAGAGCCAGAAAATACTTTTCAGAAGCTAAAATAGTAGCTTTTTCCCAAAAGcacttttaagaaaacatttttgagaaaatacacttaggaaccgtttggacatgatttgaaatcatgatatgaaattagtgatttgaaatcatgatgattgaagttgaagttttgtttggacatgcaatttggatttctttagTTGTATCTTTTCTCATAGAGATAAAaatcccacaagttgtgaaaaccatcaaaaaaatttcaattcttatataatcttatCAAATTAGCAAATTATAGTTCAtgacaaaattaatacgctactagaagaatctttttataaaaaatacaacaccaattgatcaaactttagttcaataaaaaggaaaattgaacatgagttgtagtgtaaTTAGTCttcaatataatcctcccacatgacTGGTAAAAGTAACTTTGTTATAAATATATTATCAACTTGCAaatcttttaatatttgatataaatagtTAGTAAACATGGTTAGTAAATATGTCTACTAActtaatggatatatatatatatatatatttacaaaatataaacttatagaCTCTTGCTAACTTGTGCTTTAGTATTGATTCTCTGTTTGTCTTAGATTAACCTTTCACTAGCGTGTATTTGCTTTACTGGCTTTGGTGAGGGATgctagactagggtcatgttctcggttggGGACGGGGGCTAGGGTTGGGGGGGCTAAGGGGGCTGAGGGagcttctaggttgagagtagggtcttggaatattgggacgTTATCGGGAAAGTCCATAAagttagttaagattcttaagaagaggaggattaatatTGCTTGCGTctaagagactaaatgggtaggacctaaagctaaggatGTGGTCGAGTACAAGCTTTGGTTCTCGGGTAAGTCgaggtataggaatggggtagggatcttagtagatagtgagcttagagatcaggtggtagaggttaggaggatcAATGACAGGATGATGGCAATTAAGTTGGTCGTTGGAGGGTtcaccttgaacattattagGGCTTACGCGCCGCAAGCGGGTTTGGACGAGGAGGAAaaaaggcgcttttgggaggacttGGACGAAGCGGTGGTAAGTATACtgcctactgagaagttattcataggaggagatttcaatgggcataTTGGGTCTGTTTCGATGGGCTATGACGAGGTACATGGAggatttggcttcggggacaggaatggtggaggagtctcactcctggatttcgcaaaggcttttggattggtggtagccaactcgagttttccgaagaaggaggagaacttggtaaccttccgtagctcggtggctgcgacgcagatagactttttgctccttagaaaagatgataaaggccTCTGTAAGGACTGCAAGGTCATCCCAAGTGAGGTTAAGGGAGCGGTTCGTAGGATGCGTATGGAGGTAGAGTATAATGATTcccttgtacaagaacaagggcgacattcaaagctgcagcaactatagaggtatcaagctgctaagtcacactatgaaagtatGGGAAAtggtggtggaaatgagggtgaggagaggtgtgtctatttcagagaaccagcttggattcatgccggggcgctcgactatAGAAGCCATTCATATTATAAGGAGATTGGtagagcagtatagggagcggaagagggacttgcacatggtattcattgacctagaaaaagcctacgacaaagtgccaagagaggttctatagagatgcttggaggctaaaggtgtaccggtggtgtacattagagcgataaaggacatgtatgatggagctaagaccagggtaaggacggtaggaggagactcggagcacttccctgttctgatggggttgcatcagggatcagctcttagcccgtttctattcgccttggtgatggatgaattgacgcgacagatacaaggtgaggtgccttggtgtatgttgttcgcggatgacatagtcctgattgacgagactcgcagcggagttaacgataagctggagggctggagacagacgttggagtctaaaagatttaaattgagtaggaccaagacagaatacttggagtgcggGTTCAGTGGCGTACCGCAtgaggctgacgaggaagtgaggcttggtacctaggccattcaaaagaaaggaagtttcaagtatcttgggtctattatatagagagatggggatatcgacaAAGATGTTTCAGATCGTATTGGTGTAGGGTGGGTGAAATGGAGGCTCACCTCCGGAAtgctgtgtgacaagaaagtgccactaaaacttaaaggcaagttctacaaagtggtggttagaccgactgtATTGCAtgaggcggagtgttggccagtcaagaactttcatgttcagaagatgaaagtcgcggaaatgcgaatgctgcgatggatgtgcgggcacactaggagggatagaattaggattgaagatattcgggacaaggtgggagtggcatctgtggaggacaagatgcgggaagcgaggctgagatggtttgggcatgtgaagaggagaggcaCAGAGGCTCCTGTGCGGAGGTGttagaggttggctatggacggtttcaggagaggtagagggAGGCcaaaaaagtattggggagaggtgttAGACAGGATATAGCacagtttcagcttaccgaggacatgaccttagataggaggttgtggaggactcagattaggatagaaggctaggctgcttatcctttcaccataatagttgtagttttgctcattcgtttattgccatttgatttctgcctTTGATTTCtacttatatttgttgggcctttGTACTCTGATTATATTATTTATCTatggtagttaatgctcctttctacCATGACTTCCTCGCTTTTGTTGTTcctcgttttcatattgtttttgatataCTTGACCCTATCTggccttttgtcttgttttcctctcttgagccgaaggTCTTTCAGAAATAGCcgtcctacctttcaaggtggtgGTTAGGTCTGCGTaaactctaccctccccagaccccacatggtgggattctactgggcttgttgttgttgtaaacttatgggtcaagttttacatttaaaaaatttgGAATCGtgatatgaagttgaagttgaaattttgtgcaaattGCATAAACAAACGCTTATTTGAAATCACGATATGCATATCCATATGCCTGCTTAGAAATACTTTTAAAAAGTTTGGTCAAATAGTAATTACTGCTAAAACAAATACCTAATTAAGTTGATTAGTCAAACACTAAAATATGTTTTTGCAAAAAGAGAAAATACACGGAAATTGGCCTTACCAATTCCTCGCTATAAAACCTTTCTCTACTTGTCTCTCATTTTCCCATTTTTCAAGTTTAGTCGACTCTAGAATTCAAGACATTTCAGTTGCCGCTCATCCCAATCACCGGTATGGCCACTTTTCTGTTACTCTTTGGTTGCCTTCTATGTGCTTCACTTACAGCTAGTAATATTTTGTTTCCTCATCTTCCCTGCATGAATAATTAAACAAAGTGTTGGTTTGGCTTTGTGCTAACTAATCTTTTATACCCAACCTTTCGATGTATTAATTGAAGTCTTCAGCATTCACATCGATTTGGCATTTTCCATagaagggtgtgttcggtatgaaaggaaaatattttcttggaaaatgggtatgtttcttacttattttcttgtttttggtACGTAAGCAAAAGATATTACCCTATaagcatttgtatataatctatgGGAGGTGGGAGTGTGGGTGGTGGAGATGGGGCGAGGGACAGAGCCAGGTAGGGTTAGGGAGTTCGTCCGAGAAAGTTACACTGTTTATACCTggttaaaattatattttatgtatatatagtagatattgaaCCCCTTTGGtttcttcgtgtgtttacttcttcatattttgaaccccttagtgaaaattctggctccgccacttgGGGGGCTATGGCCTCTGGGGGTGGGGGCGAAGATGAGTTGTGTTGGtcacttgtggaacttgtttttcacattttcctcatttttaaggaacttatttttcTAGTAAAAATGTGTTTCAAAAATTCTTACCAACCgaacatgggaaaattggaaaacatttccgTACCGAAGACACCCTAAATCTAACTTCACAAACTCTTTTGTTCTTTCGTTTAGTTTTCATAAGGAGTCACACTAGTTTGTACTCAAGATATCTCTTTTACTTCTTTAATGGTTCAACTTTTGAACTGTTGCAAGATATTGACATCTAGTAGCTTACAGTCATTTTTGTTGTGTTGATAGGGTTTATCAGAGTTTTAAATTTCAACCTCACCTGTTGTGTTTGTTGGTGTGAAGAAGGCATTGATGAGCTTCAATTTCATGTGTTTTGCGTCCTGTAGTCTTCATAACTTGAACCAATTGCACTTCTACATTATTTCATGATAtgtcttcttttctttttgatgTCTCCCTTTTAACAGAGTTAAACATCCGTTTACCACTTGCATCTACAACGTGTTGTGCACGCTAAGTCCACTTGACATCCAATACTTATTATCAACAAGGATAAAGTTATTTTTTCCGTAGTTTTCTCATCTAGGTCAATATAAAATCTTAAAAGAGTGATTTTTATAATGACAACATAGCAAATAGCACTGAAGTCTAAGTTGCGTGGACTCTTCACTTTCAATGCCGCACCCTTGTCAGATTTTCCAAagatgcactacttttggagaatcTGACACGCACCTgttgacatttttgaagagtttcGAGAAACATAGATTAAAGTATACTGCATGAGCTACAAATGTTTTTCTATAATGATGGTACGTtaacttcatcaaaaaaaaaaaaaaaaaatgatggtaCGTTACCTCAATGAATAATCTGTTCTTGGTGTCATCTTATGGCAATATGATCGGCTTGCAACAGTTACTTATGTGATCGTCGGTAATTGTTCCTCACTTGCTTAATCAATATTATGTCATCTCGGGCACTAGAGCAATACGTAGCGTGGGTCTTAACAGAATTCTTTTTTGATATTCCCTCAAGGTACTTTGCCTGAGAACTCACTTAGGTCAATTTGGTTTCATTGGGGAGGCCTATCTTCACAAGTCATAGGCTGCTGCAATGGATTAAACTTGCCATGTCACATCGTGCTGTCTCTGGCCATTTTCCGTTTGTGGCAAAGCATTGATCAGAGAAGCGAGTACATCCATCATTCAGTGCTCTGATTAGTATTTGGACTAACAGCTGCAATACCTTCTTCGGTCTTCTGGGAGAATCCCCTCTGGTTATTGTGGTTTGACACAATGCTCAACCTGATTGGTAGATGTCGATGTTTTTCTGCTGAACTACATTCATCAATTGCGTTCTTGTCCATAGATTCTTCAGCAATCTTGCGATGGCACCGATCAATGACTACCAGTAAAAGAGTCCAAGACAGAAGCAAGAAGAAGCGCGTGCATGACCTTGAAATAGTTACAGAGAAGCACAAAATACTCTCCAAGGTCCTATTAATATTTGAAGTTCTCAAACAGGAGCCTCAACAAGTCATATCGATTAGGGAACTTGATCACTATAGAAGGCAAATAAACCTCCCCAAACCCCATAAAATCTCAGCCTTTCTACGGAAGTCCCCCAAGCTTTTTGAAATGTACAAGGATGATAGAGGGATTTTGTGGTGTGGTATGACAAAGGAGGCTGAAGATTTAGTCCAAGAAGAGGAGGCTATTATTAAACAGCACAGTGATAAAGCTGCAGAGCTTGTGACTAGGATGCTGATGATGTCTATAGACAAGCGCCTTGCCTTAGATAAGATTGTTCATTTCAGAAGAGATTTGGGTTTGCCAATGGATTTTAGGAACCATTGGGTACGAAGGTTTCCTAATCATTTTAGAGTTGTTCAGCCATTTAAGCCTTATGATGAAAGtgaatacctagaacttgtgaaTTGGAAATCGAGTTGGGCTATGACAGAGTTAGAAAGACAGGCGCTGGGGGTTATGCATGCCCCAGATGATCACGTAGCTGGTCCTCTTTCCTTGTCTTTCCCCATGAAATTCCCACCTGATTATAAACAAGTGTTGTCCAGATATAAGGGGAAGATAGAAGATTTTCAGAAGCGGGAATACTTGTCACCTTATGCAGATGCCATGGAATTAAAGGCTGGAACACTGGAGTTCAATAAGAGGGCAGTTGCAGTGATGCACGAGCTGCTGAGTTTTACAATTGGGAAGAGGTTGGTGACAGATTACTTGACACATTTTAGGAAGGAGTTTGTAATGCCTCAGAAGCTGATGAGGCTGTTGCTTAAACATTTTGGAATCTTTTATGTTTCAGAAAGGGGTAAGAGGTTTCATGTATTTCTCAACAGTGCTTATGAAGGTTCTGAGTTGATCGAGAAACACCCTCTGATTGTTTGGAGGGAAAAGGTTCTAAGCTTTGTTGGTTACAGAAAGAAGAAGGAAAGAATGGATACTCTTAAAGATTTTCAGGAATTTGAGGATGATGATTTGTTTGAGAATGAGTCAGAAGATGAAAGTGTTCAAGTGGAAAATGACAAGCAAACTATGTGTAGTTTGGAGGGAGATTTTCTGGAAACTGAATCCGAGATGGAGATAGACGAAGTTTGTAGTGCATACAGGGAATGAGAAGTTAGCAATGCATACTAGCATGAAGAATCTTGAGGTCAGGAATCTTCTTTCATTGCATACTTAGTCACAATTTGATCCTAATTGACTTGTATTTATCTGCACATTCACTGGTTGCATAGCTTGTTAAATGCTTTAGTTTCTTTTGAGCCgaaggtctatcggaaacagtctTTCTAGCttacaaaggtaggggtaaggtctgcgtacatcctaccctccccagaccttacttctgggattacactgggtatgttgttgttgggtgaGGGGACCAGGAACTATCATTTGTATGAAAACTTAAAACAGCAAGTTGGAGCCAAAAGTGTCCAAGTAAATGCATTGTTACCTTTCTCAAACAAAAAAAGTTCCAGATATAGTTACAAAGGAAAGAATCAATCACATAATGAGATATAATAATGTCTCTTGAGCTGAAAAACAGTAGCTATTTTATTTGAAATACTGTATCCCCGACaaccgagggtctatcagaaaaaACCTTTCTACtccacaaggtaggggtaaggtcggTGTTCGTCCTACCCTCCCCCAACCCCACCCGTGGGAttaaactgggtatgttgttcttgttgttgtacTGTATCCCGGACGTGAATTTTGGCAGGCTAGGGAATTCCTGAGTATATTTGCAGATATGGTGGAAGCTTGTTGTTTAGTTATACTGATCATCTACTTTATCTTTCTGTTACAAGAAGTCCACCAATTTCACATTTCTTCTGAACATTGTGAGTCCTTGGTGCTTTCATAACAGTCAAGTGTCTACTTGAAATTTGGTCGTCTTTACACGAACTCATAGCCAGGCAAACATTAAAAGCTCGTTTCTGGACTTTAGTCTATTTTAATTTCTTCTTTGCAAATACCACATTTTAAACTACTTCATTACTTGAAAATAATTGAAGTAATTACAATGACAAGAACAACTACACTCCAATGTTAAGACTAATTGAGTTTGGATATAAATCCTTTGTATCCATTCCGCTCTATATGGGTCCATTTCATTCAAATACTCGATAAACTTGTCAGTTTGGGTTCTATAAAACTAGAGGTCTGCTAACTCTCACACTTATCCCCATGTTGATATACAAATATGTTACCTAATAAAAAGATTTTGACAATTCTAATGTAAGTATACCAACGATGAAGCCGTTATGCGTCTTTTTACTCAATT
Coding sequences within it:
- the LOC132603369 gene encoding protein WHAT'S THIS FACTOR 1 homolog, chloroplastic — encoded protein: MLNLIGRCRCFSAELHSSIAFLSIDSSAILRWHRSMTTSKRVQDRSKKKRVHDLEIVTEKHKILSKVLLIFEVLKQEPQQVISIRELDHYRRQINLPKPHKISAFLRKSPKLFEMYKDDRGILWCGMTKEAEDLVQEEEAIIKQHSDKAAELVTRMLMMSIDKRLALDKIVHFRRDLGLPMDFRNHWVRRFPNHFRVVQPFKPYDESEYLELVNWKSSWAMTELERQALGVMHAPDDHVAGPLSLSFPMKFPPDYKQVLSRYKGKIEDFQKREYLSPYADAMELKAGTLEFNKRAVAVMHELLSFTIGKRLVTDYLTHFRKEFVMPQKLMRLLLKHFGIFYVSERGKRFHVFLNSAYEGSELIEKHPLIVWREKVLSFVGYRKKKERMDTLKDFQEFEDDDLFENESEDESVQVENDKQTMCSLEGDFLETESEMEIDEVCSAYRE